A stretch of Onychomys torridus chromosome 2, mOncTor1.1, whole genome shotgun sequence DNA encodes these proteins:
- the Shisal2a gene encoding protein shisa-like-2A has protein sequence MSGACSSYVSAEQEVVRGFSCPLPGGEAAAVFCCGFRDHKYCCDDPHSFFPYEHSYMWWLSIGALVGLSTAAVVLLAFIVTVCVLCYLFISSKPHTKLDPGLSLQTTGSKKMSPDHHGLNTAITMEVPGAHSPRQSYSLNSQLESNERQAMGPRSLLQHHITATVTASNIPGSPEEASVPTPDPCGPVP, from the exons ATGAGCGGCGCCTGCTCGAGCTACGTAAGCGCGGAGCAGGAGGTGGTGCGCGGCTTCAGCTGCCCGCTGCCCGGGGGCGAGGCGGCTGCCGTCTTCTGCTGCGGCTTCCGAGACCACAAGTACTGCTGCGACGACCCGCACAGCTTCTTCCCCTACGAGCACAGCTACATGTGGTGGCTCAG CATCGGTGCTCTTGTGGGACTCTCCACAGCAGCAGTGGTCCTTCTGGCCTTCATTGTCACTGTTTGTGTGCTCTGCTATCTGTTCATCAGCTCAAAGCCCCACACAAAGCTGGACCCAGGCTTAAGCCTACAGACAACAG GCTCTAAGAAGATGTCTCCTGACCATCACGGTTTGAACACAGCAATCACAATGGAGGTGCCAGGGGCACACTCTCCCAGGCAGAGTTACTCTTTGAACTCACAACTGGAAAGCAATGAAAGGCAGGCCATGGGCCCCAGAagtctcctccagcaccacatcacTGCCACAGTGACGGCTAGCAACATTCCAGGCAGCCCTGAAGAGgcctctgtccccacccctgaCCCATGTGGACCAGTTCCTTAA